AGGGATCGTTGCTCAGGTAAAGCTGGCCGTCGCGCCAGGTGTCGCCGGGATCGCGCAGCAGGGCCGTTCGGGCGACGGCGTCCAGCATCGTGGAGAAGATCGGCAGGTCCTGCTGCTGCGCCAGGCTTTGTCCGCCGGAGTCGAGGATGGCGAAACAGGCGGGCCAGGCTTGGGTGGCGGCGGGGGAGGCTGCCGCCAGATGCGCGCGCATCCGTGGCGGAAGCTCGGTGATGCTGCCGTTCACGCGGGTCATGGCGCAGCCTCCACGGCGCTGGCGGATCGCGTCAGGATCAATGTTCCGGTGTCGTGCACCGTGAGGCTCCAGTCGGGTGGCACAAAGCTGGTGGCGAAATGATCCTCGACGATGGCGGGGCCGGCACAGGTGAAGCCCGCGGGGAGATCGGGGCGCCAGAAAAACTCCGCCTGACGCAGCTGGCCGCCGAAGTAGATCTCGGACCGCTCGGCTCGGGGCGCCGCGCCTTCGGGCTTGGAGGCCATGGTGATGCGGCCGGCCTCCTTTCGCGCCACAAGCCTGAGATTGACGATCTGTACCTGCTTTTCCGGGAAGCTGTGGCCGAACCTCTCCTTGTAGAGGGCGTGGAAATTCGCGATCCAAGCGTGGCACGCCGAGGGTCCGATCGCCGAGTCCGCGACCGGCACGGAGAGTTCGGAGGCCTGGCCGCGATAGCGAATGTCGACGGCGCGTTCGATGAGGATCTCCTTCGTCTCGAGACCGTATCGGGCGAACTCCGTGCGCGCCGCCTGGTCCAAGGCGTCGAAGGCCGCGGCGAGGGCGTCTATGTCGAGTGCGACTGCGTCCGCCGGATGCGCCTTCACCAGGTCCACGGTGAAGTCGCTGGCGAGCAGGCCGAGGGCGGACAGGACCCCCTGGTGCTCGGGCACCACGACCGTGTCGATCATGAGGTCATCGGCGACTTCACAGGCATGCAGTGCCCCGGCGCCACCGAAGGCGAGAAGGGCGAAATCGCGGGGGTTATGGCCGCGCTCGATGGAGATCAGCCGGATGGTCTCGGTCATGTTGGAGTTCGCGATGCGCCGAATCCCCTCGGCCACCTCCAGGGCTGAGAGCTGCAGCGTCTGCGACAGCCTGCCAATGGCCGCGGCGGCCAAGTCGAGGCGAAGCTCCAGGGCGCCGCCGAAGAAGCGGTGCGGTCGCAGGATGCCCATGAGTGCGGTGGCATCGGTGGTGGTCGGCTCCGTTCCGCCCCTCCCGTAGCAGCAGGGACCCGGATCGGCGCCCGCACTGCGCGGTCCGACCCGCAGATATCCCGCCGCGTCAACGGCGGCGATCGATCCGCCGCCGGCGCCGACGACCTGGATGTCGAATGTGGGCGCGCGCACGGGCAGGCCATCGACCTTGTTGTCATAGGAGAGCGTCGCCTGCAGGTCGCGTACCAGGCAGACATCGGTGCTGGTGCCGCCCATGTCGAGCGTGATGAAATCGCGGACACCGGACAGTCCGCCCATGAAGACGGCGCCGACCACTCCGGCTGCCGGTCCCGACAGCACGACATTGACCGCCTTCTCCTTGGCAGCCTGGATCGGAATGATCCCGCCGGAGGATTGCATGATCTGGATGTTGCCCTGCAGGCCGTTGTCCTGCATCAGCCGTTCGATCTCGCCCATATAGCCGGCGACCACCGGCCGCAAATAGGCACTCATGACCGTCGTGCTGGCGCGTTCATATTCGCGGTATTCCGGATTGACCACGGAGGACAGGCTCACCTGGAGGGAGGGGAAACGCTCGCGAAGCCAGTCCTCGAGCTCCCGTTCGTGGCGCGGATCGAGGTAGGAGTGCAGCAGGCAGACGGCGACCGAAGAGATCCCGTCGCGCTCGACCAATTGCCTGAGTTCGGCTTCCAGGCGCAGATCACAGCTCAGGGGAGTGACCACTGCGCCGGTCGCGTCCAGTCTTTCCCGCACTTCGAGGGACCATTGGCGCGGCACCAAAGGCTGCGGCGCGGTGTAGTGCATATCGAAGATGTCGGATTTCTCGTGCCGCTGGATCTCGAGGATGTCGCGATGGCCCTCGGTGACCAGCAAGGCGGTGGGGGCGCCCTTGCGCTCGATCACGGCATTGGTCGCTACCGTCGAGCCATGGACGAGGCTGGTGACGCCCGAGGCGTCCGGCCGCCAGCGCAGCAACGCGTCGAGGGCACCGAGCGCCGGGTTGGAAGGCGTACTCAATGCCTTGGCGGATTCAATCTGTCCGCTGTCCGACACGGCGATCAGGTCGGTGAATGTTCCACCGATTTCGATACCCACGCGCATGGTCCCTCACATCACCGATTCTGCTGTCACCAGACCGGACATGCGGTCCTCGCGGGAGGCCGCCCGAGCCCGGTTTCCGGGCGGCCCATAGCCGCCACCGCCGCCGCCGACCATGCGCAAGCGGTCCCCCGACTTCAGGAGGAAGCCCGTCTTCGATGCGAGGGGGATGAGTTCGTTGCCCCGCTCCACCTCGATGCGGCCCGGCAGGCCGTCGCCACCGCCTGCCGCGCCCGGGGCGCCGTATTTGAAGCGGTCGGTGAAGACCGTGACCAGGACATCATCCTCGAGGACGTCATATTCGCGGATTTCGCCCGCGCCGCCGCGCCATTGCCCGGGCCCGCAGGAATCCTGCTCCAGCCCGTAGCGGCGAATCCGCAGGAACGGAAATTGGCGCTCCACATATTCGGTGGGCGCGTTGGAGCAGTTGCTCAGGGGGAAGGGCAGCGCGTTCGGCCCGTCGCTCCCGTTGCGCGCGCCCCAGCCTCCGGACAGCACCTCGACGAAGATGTCGAAGCGGCCGTCCCGCATGCGGCTGAGCGCCAAGCAAATGGAGGAATTGAAGCCCGTGGCCATCACGCGGTCGGGAATCGCCTTCTGCAGCGCATCCATGACGGCGTCATAGACCCGATAGGCGGTGATGATCCGGCCATGGACGCTGGCCGGCGGAAGCGGGTTGAGGAAAGATCCTTCCGGGACCCGCACCTCGATCGGACGCACGGCGCCGGCATTGTGCCACATCTCGATGCCAGCCCCCAGGACCTGCCGGACGATGGTCCAGACCGCGCCCAAGGTGGAGGAGAGGTTGGCGTTCATCATGCACGGGCGCTGGGCATCGGTGCCGGCAAAGTCGATGACCAGCGTGCCGCCGGTCTTGGTCAGACGCGTGCGCACCACCATTTCGGGGCCGCCGATGCCGTCATCATCCAGCCAGGCGCTGCCTTCCACGTCGAAATCATCGAGAGATTCGAGCGTTGCCCGCATGACGCTCTCGGAGGCTGCGACGAGCGCCGTCATGGTGGCGCAGATGGTGTCGCTGCCGTAGCGCCTGGCCAGGGCCTGCAGCCGGCTGCGACCCGAAAACAGGGCGACGAGCTGGGCGTTGAGGTCACCCGTGGTCTCATCGGGAACGCGGACGTTTGCCGTGATCAGCTGCTCGAACAAGGCCGGGAAACGACCATTATCGAGCCTCATGCGCAGAGGCGGGATGATCTTGCCTTCCTCATAGATCTCCGAAGCACGGGGAAGAATTCCCGGTGCGGCGCCCCCCACATCGATGTGGTGCGCAATGGAGCCGACAAAGGCGATCCGCCGCCCCTCGGCGAAGACGGGCATGAACAGCGCGATGTCGTTCAGGTGATGGCAGCCACGATAAGGGTCATTCGTGACCAGGATCGTGTCCTCGGTCATCTCATCGGGATCGAATTGTTCAAGGCAAGCGCCGATGGCGGTGGTCATGGCACTCAGAAGAATGGGAATGTGGTCGGGCTGGGCGATGAGCACGCCGTCGGCATCGAACAGGGCCGTCGACATGTCCTTCGCTTCGCGGACGATGGAGGAGAAGGCATTGCGGAGGAGGTTGATCCCCATCTCCTCGGCGACCGCATGCAAGGCGCGGCCGATGATCTGCTGCTCGACGATTCCCGGTGCACTCACGGTTCGATCTCGGCGCGCAAGGCGGTCGGGGTCGTTCGCTGAAACTCGAGCGGCGTGACGGTCACAGCCTCGGCCCTGGCGATGAGGATCGGCTGCTCGAGCACCTCGCCGTGTGAGGGCTCCGTCCCGATGCCGAAGGTGCGCGCCACGCACCAGCACTCGTATTGCCGCTTGCGCGAGGTTCGCCCCACGGAGAGCAGCTTGGCCGTCACCTTCAGAAAGTCGCCCTCATAGGCCGGTGCCAGGAACTCGACCTTGTCCATGGCGCGCATGAACCCGCCATCGCCATCGAGCAGATAGGCGAGCTTCGTGCCGGCCATGCCGAACAGCTCGACGATCGTCCCGAGGGACACGACATGGTTCGAATAATGGCTGTCGACGCGAATTTCGATGCTGGTTTCGTAGGCGGTCAGATCCGGGGTCACTCTCGTCCTCCTCA
This DNA window, taken from Rhodoligotrophos appendicifer, encodes the following:
- a CDS encoding hydantoinase/oxoprolinase family protein, encoding MGIEIGGTFTDLIAVSDSGQIESAKALSTPSNPALGALDALLRWRPDASGVTSLVHGSTVATNAVIERKGAPTALLVTEGHRDILEIQRHEKSDIFDMHYTAPQPLVPRQWSLEVRERLDATGAVVTPLSCDLRLEAELRQLVERDGISSVAVCLLHSYLDPRHERELEDWLRERFPSLQVSLSSVVNPEYREYERASTTVMSAYLRPVVAGYMGEIERLMQDNGLQGNIQIMQSSGGIIPIQAAKEKAVNVVLSGPAAGVVGAVFMGGLSGVRDFITLDMGGTSTDVCLVRDLQATLSYDNKVDGLPVRAPTFDIQVVGAGGGSIAAVDAAGYLRVGPRSAGADPGPCCYGRGGTEPTTTDATALMGILRPHRFFGGALELRLDLAAAAIGRLSQTLQLSALEVAEGIRRIANSNMTETIRLISIERGHNPRDFALLAFGGAGALHACEVADDLMIDTVVVPEHQGVLSALGLLASDFTVDLVKAHPADAVALDIDALAAAFDALDQAARTEFARYGLETKEILIERAVDIRYRGQASELSVPVADSAIGPSACHAWIANFHALYKERFGHSFPEKQVQIVNLRLVARKEAGRITMASKPEGAAPRAERSEIYFGGQLRQAEFFWRPDLPAGFTCAGPAIVEDHFATSFVPPDWSLTVHDTGTLILTRSASAVEAAP
- a CDS encoding hotdog fold domain-containing protein, which produces MTPDLTAYETSIEIRVDSHYSNHVVSLGTIVELFGMAGTKLAYLLDGDGGFMRAMDKVEFLAPAYEGDFLKVTAKLLSVGRTSRKRQYECWCVARTFGIGTEPSHGEVLEQPILIARAEAVTVTPLEFQRTTPTALRAEIEP
- a CDS encoding hydantoinase B/oxoprolinase family protein encodes the protein MSAPGIVEQQIIGRALHAVAEEMGINLLRNAFSSIVREAKDMSTALFDADGVLIAQPDHIPILLSAMTTAIGACLEQFDPDEMTEDTILVTNDPYRGCHHLNDIALFMPVFAEGRRIAFVGSIAHHIDVGGAAPGILPRASEIYEEGKIIPPLRMRLDNGRFPALFEQLITANVRVPDETTGDLNAQLVALFSGRSRLQALARRYGSDTICATMTALVAASESVMRATLESLDDFDVEGSAWLDDDGIGGPEMVVRTRLTKTGGTLVIDFAGTDAQRPCMMNANLSSTLGAVWTIVRQVLGAGIEMWHNAGAVRPIEVRVPEGSFLNPLPPASVHGRIITAYRVYDAVMDALQKAIPDRVMATGFNSSICLALSRMRDGRFDIFVEVLSGGWGARNGSDGPNALPFPLSNCSNAPTEYVERQFPFLRIRRYGLEQDSCGPGQWRGGAGEIREYDVLEDDVLVTVFTDRFKYGAPGAAGGGDGLPGRIEVERGNELIPLASKTGFLLKSGDRLRMVGGGGGGYGPPGNRARAASREDRMSGLVTAESVM